The following proteins are encoded in a genomic region of Candidatus Neomarinimicrobiota bacterium:
- a CDS encoding GTP-binding protein — protein MAKQKFERTKPHVNVGTIGHVDHGKTTLTAAITQVLAAKG, from the coding sequence ATGGCAAAACAAAAATTTGAACGTACCAAACCACACGTGAACGTCGGAACGATCGGTCACGTTGATCATGGTAAAACCACATTAACAGCAGCAATCACTCAGGTGTTGGCAGCTAAGGGCTT